A window of the Brassica oleracea var. oleracea cultivar TO1000 chromosome C1, BOL, whole genome shotgun sequence genome harbors these coding sequences:
- the LOC106318335 gene encoding ubiquitin carboxyl-terminal hydrolase 13 isoform X2, whose amino-acid sequence MTLMTTPPIDQEDEEMLVPHSDLVEGPEPMEVAQPEAAATTVENPPAEEIPTLKFTWSTQGFTRLNVRKLYSDIFVVGDYKWRILIFPKGNNVDHLSMYLDVADAASLPYGWSRYSQFSLAVVNQMNSKYSIRKETQHQFNARESDWGFTSFMPLSELYDPTRGYLVNDTLQIEAEVAVRKVLDYWSYDSKKETGFVGLKNQGATCYMNSLLQTLYHIPYFRKAVYHMPTTESDAPTASIPLALQSLFYKLQYNDTRVGTKELTKSFGWDTNDSFMQHDVQELNRILSEKLEDKMKGTVVEGTIQKLFEGHHMNYIECINVDYKSTRKESFYDLQLDVKGCKDVYASFDKYVEVERLEGDNKYQAEGHGLQDAKKGVLFIDFPPVLQLQLKRFEYDFMRDTMVKINDRYEFPLQLDLDRENRKYLSPDADKSVRNLYTLHSVLVHSGGVHGGHYYAFIRPTLSDQWYKFDDERVTKEVVNRALEEQYGGEEELPQNNPGVNNPPIKFTKYSNAYMLVYIRESDKDKIICNVDEKDIAEHLQVRLKKEQEEKEDKKKYKAQAHLFTTIKVARDEDITEQIGKSMYFDLVDHEKVRSFRIQKQTPFQQFKEEMAKEFGVPVQLQRYWIWAKRQNHTYRPNRPLLPHEEQQTVGQIREASNKANNAELKLFLEIERGSDESPIPPPDKSPEDILLFFKLYDPENEELRYVGRLMVKSSSKPMDIVGQLNQMAGFAPDEEIELYEEIKFEPCVLCEHLDKKTSFRLSQIENGDIICYQKPISIQENECPYPDVPSFLEYVHNREVVRFRALEKPKEDEFTMELSKLHTYDDVVERLAEKLGLSDSSKIRLTSHNCYSQQPKPQPIKYRGVDLSDMLAHYNQASDILYYEVLDIPLPELQRLKILKVAFHHATKDEVVIHNIRLPKQSTVGDVINELKTKHQVELSHPDAELRLLEVFYHKIYKIFPSTERIENINDQYWTLRAEEIPEEEKNIGPNDRLIHVYHFTKETVQNQQVQNFGDPFFLVIHEGETLEEIKTRIQKKLRVPDEDFAKWKFASFSMGRPDYLQDTDVVYNRFQRKDVYGAWEQYLGLEHVDNTPKRAYAANQNRHAYEKPMKIYN is encoded by the exons ATGACTCTGATGACTACGCCGCCGATAGAT CAAGAGGACGAGGAGATGCTCGTTCCGCATTCTGATTTGGTCGAAGGACCTGAGCCCATGGAAG TTGCTCAGCCTGAGGCTGCTGCCACCACTGTGGAGAATCCCCCAGCCGAGGAGATTCCCACTCTGAAGTTCACGTGGAGCACCCAAGGTTTCACCAGGCTCAACGTTAGGAAGCTTTATTCTGATATATTTGTTGTTGGAGATTATAAATG GAGAATACTGATTTTTCCAAAAGGAAACAATGTCGACCATCTGTCCATGTACTTGGACGTTGCTGACGCTGCGAGTTTGCCTTACGGTTGGAGCAGATATTCACAGTTCAGCCTTGCTGTAGTGAATCAAATGAACAGCAAATATTCCATCAGAAAAG AGACTCAACATCAATTCAATGCAAGAGAAAGCGACTGGGGTTTTACATCATTCATGCCTCTCAGCGAGCTCTATGATCCCACTCGTGGATATTTAGTGAATGATACTCTTCAGATTGAAGCCGAAGTTGCTGTGCGGAAGGTTCTTGATTACTGGTCATATGACTCCAAAAAGGAGACTGGTTTTGTTGGACTTAAGAACCAAGGTGCTACCTGTTACATGAATTCTCTCCTGCAGACGTTATACCACATACCTTACTTCAGAAAG GCTGTTTACCACATGCCAACAACTGAGAGTGATGCACCTACGGCTAGTATCCCGTTGGCGCTCCAGAGCTTGTTTTACAAGCTTCAGTATAATGACACCCGTGTAGGGACAAAGGAGCTGACAAAGTCTTTTGGTTGGGATACAAATGATTCATTCATGCAACATGATGTTCAAGAACTCAACCGAATTCTCTCTGAAAAGCTTGAGGACAAAATGAAG GGAACTGTTGTGGAGGGAACAATACAGAAGCTATTTGAGGGTCACCACATGAATTACATTGAGTGCATTAATGTCGATTACAAATCTACACGTAAAGAATCATTCTATG ACCTCCAGCTTGATGTTAAAGGCTGCAAAGATGTATATGCTTCTTTTGACAAGTATGTTGAAGTTGAACGCCTTGAAGGAGACAACAAATACCAGGCAGAAGGACATGGCTTGCAG GATGCGAAAAAAGGTGTTCTATTCATTGACTTTCCACCCGTACTTCAACTCCAGCTCAAGAGGTTTGAATATGACTTTATGCGAGACACAATGGTGAAG ATAAACGATCGATATGAGTTTCCTCTTCAACTGGATCTCGACAGAGAGAATAGAAAATACCTATCTCCTGATGCTGACAAGAGTGTTCGTAATCTCTACACACTCCATAG TGTCTTAGTCCATAGTGGAGGAGTGCATGGAGGGCACTATTATGCTTTTATTAGGCCAACACTCTCAGATCAATG GTATAAATTTGATGATGAACGCGTGACGAAGGAAGTTGTGAACAGGGCACTGGAAGAGCAATATGGGGGTGAAGAAGAG TTACCGCAAAATAATCCTGGTGTCAATAATCCACCTATTAAATTCACAAAATATTCCAACGCATACATGCTTGTTTATATCCGTGAAAGCGATAAGGATAAAATAATATGCAACGTTGATGAAAAAGACATCGCAGAACATTTACAG GTGAGGCTGAAAAAAGAACAAGAAGAAAAGGAAGATAAAAAAAAATACAAGGCTCAAGCTCACCTTTTCACGACAATCAAG GTCGCAAGAGATGAAGACATCACCGAGCAAATTGGAAAGAGTATGTATTTTGATCTTGTTGATCATGAAAAAGTTCGGAGTTTTCGAATCCAGAAACAGACTCCCTTCCAACAATTTAAG GAAGAGATGGCCAAAGAATTTGGTGTCCCGGTTCAGCTTCAGCGGTACTGGATTTGGGCAAAGCGGCAAAACCATACTTATCGTCCCAACCGTCCCCTATTACCTCATGAAGAACAACAGACG GTTGGACAAATAAGAGAGGCATCTAACAAGGCAAACAATGCTGAACTAAAGCTGTTTTTGGAAATAGAGCGTGGATCG GATGAGAGTCCTATTCCTCCCCCAGACAAGTCACCTGAAGACATTCTCCTTTTCTTTAAGCTCTATGACCCTGAGAATGAAGAACTGAG ATATGTTGGCAGGCTCATGGTGAAAAGTTCCAGTAAGCCCATGGATATAGTAGGGCAATTGAATCAAATGGCTGGCTTTGCTCCTGACGAGGAAATAGAACTTTATGAG GAAATAAAGTTTGAACCTTGTGTACTGTGCGAACATCTAGATAAGAAGACTTCTTTCAGACTATCTCAA ATTGAAAATGGAGATATCATTTGCTATCAGAAACCTATTTCTATCCAGGAGAATGAATGTCCATACCCGGATGTGCCATCGTTTTTGGAGTACGTACATAATCGAGAG GTGGTGCGTTTTCGTGCTTTGGAGAAACCAAAAGAAGATGAGTTTACTATGGAGTT GTCAAAGCTGCATACGTATGATGATGTTGTGGAAAGATTGGCTGAGAAACTTGGCCTTTCTGATTCATCGAAAATTAGGCTTACTTCTCACAATTGCTACTCCCAGCAACCCAAGCCCCAGCCTATCAAATACCGTGGAGTAGACCTTTCAGATATGTTAGCTCATTATAATCAG GCGTCTGACATTTTGTATTATGAAGTTCTGGACATTCCTCTTCCTGAACTGCAACGTCTTAAGATTCTAAAAGTAGCTTTCCATCATGCCACAAAGGACGAA GTGGTAATCCACAATATCAGACTGCCTAAGCAGAGTACTGTCGGAGATGTTATTAACGAACTTAAAACAAAG CATCAGGTGGAGCTTTCACATCCAGATGCAGAACTGAGGTTGCTCGAGGTGTTTTACCACAAGATCTACAAG ATCTTTCCATCTACCGAAAGAATTGAGAATATCAATGACCAGTACTGGACTTTACGAGCAGAGGAG ATACCTGAGGAAGAGAAGAACATTGGCCCCAATGATCGATTAATTCACGTGTACCATTTTACCAAAGAGACCGTACAGAATCAG CAAGTGCAAAATTTCGGAGATCCATTCTTTTTGGTAATACACGAAGGTGAAACTTTAGAAGAAATCAAGACCCGTATCCAAAAGAAACTCCGTGTCCCTGATGAGGACTTTGCCAAG TGGAAGTTTGCTTCATTTTCGATGGGACGACCCGACTACTTGCAGGACACAGATGTCGTTTATAATCGCTTTCAG AGAAAGGATGTATATGGTGCATGGGAGCAGTATCTTGGGTTGGAGCACGTTGATAATACTCCTAAAAGGGCTTATGCTGCAAATCAG AATCGGCACGCATATGAGAAGCCGATGAAAATATACAATTAG
- the LOC106318335 gene encoding ubiquitin carboxyl-terminal hydrolase 13 isoform X3 has product MTLMTTPPIDQQEDEEMLVPHSDLVEGPEPMEVAQPEAAATTVENPPAEEIPTLKFTWSTQGFTRLNVRKLYSDIFVVGDYKWRILIFPKGNNVDHLSMYLDVADAASLPYGWSRYSQFSLAVVNQMNSKYSIRKETQHQFNARESDWGFTSFMPLSELYDPTRGYLVNDTLQIEAEVAVRKVLDYWSYDSKKETGFVGLKNQGATCYMNSLLQTLYHIPYFRKAVYHMPTTESDAPTASIPLALQSLFYKLQYNDTRVGTKELTKSFGWDTNDSFMQHDVQELNRILSEKLEDKMKGTVVEGTIQKLFEGHHMNYIECINVDYKSTRKESFYDLQLDVKGCKDVYASFDKYVEVERLEGDNKYQAEGHGLQDAKKGVLFIDFPPVLQLQLKRFEYDFMRDTMVKINDRYEFPLQLDLDRENRKYLSPDADKSVRNLYTLHSVLVHSGGVHGGHYYAFIRPTLSDQWYKFDDERVTKEVVNRALEEQYGGEEELPQNNPGVNNPPIKFTKYSNAYMLVYIRESDKDKIICNVDEKDIAEHLQVRLKKEQEEKEDKKKYKAQAHLFTTIKVARDEDITEQIGKSMYFDLVDHEKVRSFRIQKQTPFQQFKEEMAKEFGVPVQLQRYWIWAKRQNHTYRPNRPLLPHEEQQTVGQIREASNKANNAELKLFLEIERGSDESPIPPPDKSPEDILLFFKLYDPENEELRYVGRLMVKSSSKPMDIVGQLNQMAGFAPDEEIELYEEIKFEPCVLCEHLDKKTSFRLSQIENGDIICYQKPISIQENECPYPDVPSFLEYVHNREVVRFRALEKPKEDEFTMELSKLHTYDDVVERLAEKLGLSDSSKIRLTSHNCYSQQPKPQPIKYRGVDLSDMLAHYNQASDILYYEVLDIPLPELQRLKILKVAFHHATKDEVVIHNIRLPKQSTVGDVINELKTKVELSHPDAELRLLEVFYHKIYKIFPSTERIENINDQYWTLRAEEIPEEEKNIGPNDRLIHVYHFTKETVQNQQVQNFGDPFFLVIHEGETLEEIKTRIQKKLRVPDEDFAKWKFASFSMGRPDYLQDTDVVYNRFQRKDVYGAWEQYLGLEHVDNTPKRAYAANQNRHAYEKPMKIYN; this is encoded by the exons ATGACTCTGATGACTACGCCGCCGATAGAT CAGCAAGAGGACGAGGAGATGCTCGTTCCGCATTCTGATTTGGTCGAAGGACCTGAGCCCATGGAAG TTGCTCAGCCTGAGGCTGCTGCCACCACTGTGGAGAATCCCCCAGCCGAGGAGATTCCCACTCTGAAGTTCACGTGGAGCACCCAAGGTTTCACCAGGCTCAACGTTAGGAAGCTTTATTCTGATATATTTGTTGTTGGAGATTATAAATG GAGAATACTGATTTTTCCAAAAGGAAACAATGTCGACCATCTGTCCATGTACTTGGACGTTGCTGACGCTGCGAGTTTGCCTTACGGTTGGAGCAGATATTCACAGTTCAGCCTTGCTGTAGTGAATCAAATGAACAGCAAATATTCCATCAGAAAAG AGACTCAACATCAATTCAATGCAAGAGAAAGCGACTGGGGTTTTACATCATTCATGCCTCTCAGCGAGCTCTATGATCCCACTCGTGGATATTTAGTGAATGATACTCTTCAGATTGAAGCCGAAGTTGCTGTGCGGAAGGTTCTTGATTACTGGTCATATGACTCCAAAAAGGAGACTGGTTTTGTTGGACTTAAGAACCAAGGTGCTACCTGTTACATGAATTCTCTCCTGCAGACGTTATACCACATACCTTACTTCAGAAAG GCTGTTTACCACATGCCAACAACTGAGAGTGATGCACCTACGGCTAGTATCCCGTTGGCGCTCCAGAGCTTGTTTTACAAGCTTCAGTATAATGACACCCGTGTAGGGACAAAGGAGCTGACAAAGTCTTTTGGTTGGGATACAAATGATTCATTCATGCAACATGATGTTCAAGAACTCAACCGAATTCTCTCTGAAAAGCTTGAGGACAAAATGAAG GGAACTGTTGTGGAGGGAACAATACAGAAGCTATTTGAGGGTCACCACATGAATTACATTGAGTGCATTAATGTCGATTACAAATCTACACGTAAAGAATCATTCTATG ACCTCCAGCTTGATGTTAAAGGCTGCAAAGATGTATATGCTTCTTTTGACAAGTATGTTGAAGTTGAACGCCTTGAAGGAGACAACAAATACCAGGCAGAAGGACATGGCTTGCAG GATGCGAAAAAAGGTGTTCTATTCATTGACTTTCCACCCGTACTTCAACTCCAGCTCAAGAGGTTTGAATATGACTTTATGCGAGACACAATGGTGAAG ATAAACGATCGATATGAGTTTCCTCTTCAACTGGATCTCGACAGAGAGAATAGAAAATACCTATCTCCTGATGCTGACAAGAGTGTTCGTAATCTCTACACACTCCATAG TGTCTTAGTCCATAGTGGAGGAGTGCATGGAGGGCACTATTATGCTTTTATTAGGCCAACACTCTCAGATCAATG GTATAAATTTGATGATGAACGCGTGACGAAGGAAGTTGTGAACAGGGCACTGGAAGAGCAATATGGGGGTGAAGAAGAG TTACCGCAAAATAATCCTGGTGTCAATAATCCACCTATTAAATTCACAAAATATTCCAACGCATACATGCTTGTTTATATCCGTGAAAGCGATAAGGATAAAATAATATGCAACGTTGATGAAAAAGACATCGCAGAACATTTACAG GTGAGGCTGAAAAAAGAACAAGAAGAAAAGGAAGATAAAAAAAAATACAAGGCTCAAGCTCACCTTTTCACGACAATCAAG GTCGCAAGAGATGAAGACATCACCGAGCAAATTGGAAAGAGTATGTATTTTGATCTTGTTGATCATGAAAAAGTTCGGAGTTTTCGAATCCAGAAACAGACTCCCTTCCAACAATTTAAG GAAGAGATGGCCAAAGAATTTGGTGTCCCGGTTCAGCTTCAGCGGTACTGGATTTGGGCAAAGCGGCAAAACCATACTTATCGTCCCAACCGTCCCCTATTACCTCATGAAGAACAACAGACG GTTGGACAAATAAGAGAGGCATCTAACAAGGCAAACAATGCTGAACTAAAGCTGTTTTTGGAAATAGAGCGTGGATCG GATGAGAGTCCTATTCCTCCCCCAGACAAGTCACCTGAAGACATTCTCCTTTTCTTTAAGCTCTATGACCCTGAGAATGAAGAACTGAG ATATGTTGGCAGGCTCATGGTGAAAAGTTCCAGTAAGCCCATGGATATAGTAGGGCAATTGAATCAAATGGCTGGCTTTGCTCCTGACGAGGAAATAGAACTTTATGAG GAAATAAAGTTTGAACCTTGTGTACTGTGCGAACATCTAGATAAGAAGACTTCTTTCAGACTATCTCAA ATTGAAAATGGAGATATCATTTGCTATCAGAAACCTATTTCTATCCAGGAGAATGAATGTCCATACCCGGATGTGCCATCGTTTTTGGAGTACGTACATAATCGAGAG GTGGTGCGTTTTCGTGCTTTGGAGAAACCAAAAGAAGATGAGTTTACTATGGAGTT GTCAAAGCTGCATACGTATGATGATGTTGTGGAAAGATTGGCTGAGAAACTTGGCCTTTCTGATTCATCGAAAATTAGGCTTACTTCTCACAATTGCTACTCCCAGCAACCCAAGCCCCAGCCTATCAAATACCGTGGAGTAGACCTTTCAGATATGTTAGCTCATTATAATCAG GCGTCTGACATTTTGTATTATGAAGTTCTGGACATTCCTCTTCCTGAACTGCAACGTCTTAAGATTCTAAAAGTAGCTTTCCATCATGCCACAAAGGACGAA GTGGTAATCCACAATATCAGACTGCCTAAGCAGAGTACTGTCGGAGATGTTATTAACGAACTTAAAACAAAG GTGGAGCTTTCACATCCAGATGCAGAACTGAGGTTGCTCGAGGTGTTTTACCACAAGATCTACAAG ATCTTTCCATCTACCGAAAGAATTGAGAATATCAATGACCAGTACTGGACTTTACGAGCAGAGGAG ATACCTGAGGAAGAGAAGAACATTGGCCCCAATGATCGATTAATTCACGTGTACCATTTTACCAAAGAGACCGTACAGAATCAG CAAGTGCAAAATTTCGGAGATCCATTCTTTTTGGTAATACACGAAGGTGAAACTTTAGAAGAAATCAAGACCCGTATCCAAAAGAAACTCCGTGTCCCTGATGAGGACTTTGCCAAG TGGAAGTTTGCTTCATTTTCGATGGGACGACCCGACTACTTGCAGGACACAGATGTCGTTTATAATCGCTTTCAG AGAAAGGATGTATATGGTGCATGGGAGCAGTATCTTGGGTTGGAGCACGTTGATAATACTCCTAAAAGGGCTTATGCTGCAAATCAG AATCGGCACGCATATGAGAAGCCGATGAAAATATACAATTAG
- the LOC106318335 gene encoding ubiquitin carboxyl-terminal hydrolase 13 isoform X1, which translates to MTLMTTPPIDQQEDEEMLVPHSDLVEGPEPMEVAQPEAAATTVENPPAEEIPTLKFTWSTQGFTRLNVRKLYSDIFVVGDYKWRILIFPKGNNVDHLSMYLDVADAASLPYGWSRYSQFSLAVVNQMNSKYSIRKETQHQFNARESDWGFTSFMPLSELYDPTRGYLVNDTLQIEAEVAVRKVLDYWSYDSKKETGFVGLKNQGATCYMNSLLQTLYHIPYFRKAVYHMPTTESDAPTASIPLALQSLFYKLQYNDTRVGTKELTKSFGWDTNDSFMQHDVQELNRILSEKLEDKMKGTVVEGTIQKLFEGHHMNYIECINVDYKSTRKESFYDLQLDVKGCKDVYASFDKYVEVERLEGDNKYQAEGHGLQDAKKGVLFIDFPPVLQLQLKRFEYDFMRDTMVKINDRYEFPLQLDLDRENRKYLSPDADKSVRNLYTLHSVLVHSGGVHGGHYYAFIRPTLSDQWYKFDDERVTKEVVNRALEEQYGGEEELPQNNPGVNNPPIKFTKYSNAYMLVYIRESDKDKIICNVDEKDIAEHLQVRLKKEQEEKEDKKKYKAQAHLFTTIKVARDEDITEQIGKSMYFDLVDHEKVRSFRIQKQTPFQQFKEEMAKEFGVPVQLQRYWIWAKRQNHTYRPNRPLLPHEEQQTVGQIREASNKANNAELKLFLEIERGSDESPIPPPDKSPEDILLFFKLYDPENEELRYVGRLMVKSSSKPMDIVGQLNQMAGFAPDEEIELYEEIKFEPCVLCEHLDKKTSFRLSQIENGDIICYQKPISIQENECPYPDVPSFLEYVHNREVVRFRALEKPKEDEFTMELSKLHTYDDVVERLAEKLGLSDSSKIRLTSHNCYSQQPKPQPIKYRGVDLSDMLAHYNQASDILYYEVLDIPLPELQRLKILKVAFHHATKDEVVIHNIRLPKQSTVGDVINELKTKHQVELSHPDAELRLLEVFYHKIYKIFPSTERIENINDQYWTLRAEEIPEEEKNIGPNDRLIHVYHFTKETVQNQQVQNFGDPFFLVIHEGETLEEIKTRIQKKLRVPDEDFAKWKFASFSMGRPDYLQDTDVVYNRFQRKDVYGAWEQYLGLEHVDNTPKRAYAANQNRHAYEKPMKIYN; encoded by the exons ATGACTCTGATGACTACGCCGCCGATAGAT CAGCAAGAGGACGAGGAGATGCTCGTTCCGCATTCTGATTTGGTCGAAGGACCTGAGCCCATGGAAG TTGCTCAGCCTGAGGCTGCTGCCACCACTGTGGAGAATCCCCCAGCCGAGGAGATTCCCACTCTGAAGTTCACGTGGAGCACCCAAGGTTTCACCAGGCTCAACGTTAGGAAGCTTTATTCTGATATATTTGTTGTTGGAGATTATAAATG GAGAATACTGATTTTTCCAAAAGGAAACAATGTCGACCATCTGTCCATGTACTTGGACGTTGCTGACGCTGCGAGTTTGCCTTACGGTTGGAGCAGATATTCACAGTTCAGCCTTGCTGTAGTGAATCAAATGAACAGCAAATATTCCATCAGAAAAG AGACTCAACATCAATTCAATGCAAGAGAAAGCGACTGGGGTTTTACATCATTCATGCCTCTCAGCGAGCTCTATGATCCCACTCGTGGATATTTAGTGAATGATACTCTTCAGATTGAAGCCGAAGTTGCTGTGCGGAAGGTTCTTGATTACTGGTCATATGACTCCAAAAAGGAGACTGGTTTTGTTGGACTTAAGAACCAAGGTGCTACCTGTTACATGAATTCTCTCCTGCAGACGTTATACCACATACCTTACTTCAGAAAG GCTGTTTACCACATGCCAACAACTGAGAGTGATGCACCTACGGCTAGTATCCCGTTGGCGCTCCAGAGCTTGTTTTACAAGCTTCAGTATAATGACACCCGTGTAGGGACAAAGGAGCTGACAAAGTCTTTTGGTTGGGATACAAATGATTCATTCATGCAACATGATGTTCAAGAACTCAACCGAATTCTCTCTGAAAAGCTTGAGGACAAAATGAAG GGAACTGTTGTGGAGGGAACAATACAGAAGCTATTTGAGGGTCACCACATGAATTACATTGAGTGCATTAATGTCGATTACAAATCTACACGTAAAGAATCATTCTATG ACCTCCAGCTTGATGTTAAAGGCTGCAAAGATGTATATGCTTCTTTTGACAAGTATGTTGAAGTTGAACGCCTTGAAGGAGACAACAAATACCAGGCAGAAGGACATGGCTTGCAG GATGCGAAAAAAGGTGTTCTATTCATTGACTTTCCACCCGTACTTCAACTCCAGCTCAAGAGGTTTGAATATGACTTTATGCGAGACACAATGGTGAAG ATAAACGATCGATATGAGTTTCCTCTTCAACTGGATCTCGACAGAGAGAATAGAAAATACCTATCTCCTGATGCTGACAAGAGTGTTCGTAATCTCTACACACTCCATAG TGTCTTAGTCCATAGTGGAGGAGTGCATGGAGGGCACTATTATGCTTTTATTAGGCCAACACTCTCAGATCAATG GTATAAATTTGATGATGAACGCGTGACGAAGGAAGTTGTGAACAGGGCACTGGAAGAGCAATATGGGGGTGAAGAAGAG TTACCGCAAAATAATCCTGGTGTCAATAATCCACCTATTAAATTCACAAAATATTCCAACGCATACATGCTTGTTTATATCCGTGAAAGCGATAAGGATAAAATAATATGCAACGTTGATGAAAAAGACATCGCAGAACATTTACAG GTGAGGCTGAAAAAAGAACAAGAAGAAAAGGAAGATAAAAAAAAATACAAGGCTCAAGCTCACCTTTTCACGACAATCAAG GTCGCAAGAGATGAAGACATCACCGAGCAAATTGGAAAGAGTATGTATTTTGATCTTGTTGATCATGAAAAAGTTCGGAGTTTTCGAATCCAGAAACAGACTCCCTTCCAACAATTTAAG GAAGAGATGGCCAAAGAATTTGGTGTCCCGGTTCAGCTTCAGCGGTACTGGATTTGGGCAAAGCGGCAAAACCATACTTATCGTCCCAACCGTCCCCTATTACCTCATGAAGAACAACAGACG GTTGGACAAATAAGAGAGGCATCTAACAAGGCAAACAATGCTGAACTAAAGCTGTTTTTGGAAATAGAGCGTGGATCG GATGAGAGTCCTATTCCTCCCCCAGACAAGTCACCTGAAGACATTCTCCTTTTCTTTAAGCTCTATGACCCTGAGAATGAAGAACTGAG ATATGTTGGCAGGCTCATGGTGAAAAGTTCCAGTAAGCCCATGGATATAGTAGGGCAATTGAATCAAATGGCTGGCTTTGCTCCTGACGAGGAAATAGAACTTTATGAG GAAATAAAGTTTGAACCTTGTGTACTGTGCGAACATCTAGATAAGAAGACTTCTTTCAGACTATCTCAA ATTGAAAATGGAGATATCATTTGCTATCAGAAACCTATTTCTATCCAGGAGAATGAATGTCCATACCCGGATGTGCCATCGTTTTTGGAGTACGTACATAATCGAGAG GTGGTGCGTTTTCGTGCTTTGGAGAAACCAAAAGAAGATGAGTTTACTATGGAGTT GTCAAAGCTGCATACGTATGATGATGTTGTGGAAAGATTGGCTGAGAAACTTGGCCTTTCTGATTCATCGAAAATTAGGCTTACTTCTCACAATTGCTACTCCCAGCAACCCAAGCCCCAGCCTATCAAATACCGTGGAGTAGACCTTTCAGATATGTTAGCTCATTATAATCAG GCGTCTGACATTTTGTATTATGAAGTTCTGGACATTCCTCTTCCTGAACTGCAACGTCTTAAGATTCTAAAAGTAGCTTTCCATCATGCCACAAAGGACGAA GTGGTAATCCACAATATCAGACTGCCTAAGCAGAGTACTGTCGGAGATGTTATTAACGAACTTAAAACAAAG CATCAGGTGGAGCTTTCACATCCAGATGCAGAACTGAGGTTGCTCGAGGTGTTTTACCACAAGATCTACAAG ATCTTTCCATCTACCGAAAGAATTGAGAATATCAATGACCAGTACTGGACTTTACGAGCAGAGGAG ATACCTGAGGAAGAGAAGAACATTGGCCCCAATGATCGATTAATTCACGTGTACCATTTTACCAAAGAGACCGTACAGAATCAG CAAGTGCAAAATTTCGGAGATCCATTCTTTTTGGTAATACACGAAGGTGAAACTTTAGAAGAAATCAAGACCCGTATCCAAAAGAAACTCCGTGTCCCTGATGAGGACTTTGCCAAG TGGAAGTTTGCTTCATTTTCGATGGGACGACCCGACTACTTGCAGGACACAGATGTCGTTTATAATCGCTTTCAG AGAAAGGATGTATATGGTGCATGGGAGCAGTATCTTGGGTTGGAGCACGTTGATAATACTCCTAAAAGGGCTTATGCTGCAAATCAG AATCGGCACGCATATGAGAAGCCGATGAAAATATACAATTAG